From the genome of Leptodactylus fuscus isolate aLepFus1 chromosome 1, aLepFus1.hap2, whole genome shotgun sequence, one region includes:
- the LOC142189550 gene encoding uncharacterized protein LOC142189550, producing the protein MDKDRNEISRRLLDFTLEIIYLLTGEDYTIVKKTSKDLVFSNIHESGECSWSKSPVTEPSLHALIQEEIDGQKILELTYKMLELLTGEVPIRCQDVAVYFSMEEWEYLEGHKDLYKEVMMEDHQPLTSAGRSSKRTTPERCPSPLLPQDDQVDGDIPYDVYTGCEVLVSQEDTAGLSFTPHKLSLATNLPLKPNILSDFFNSRQNLTKFISQLSDDYKDDIAIIEVPYVSSDEEYEWNRSSEGHLICKEFKEEDCGIAQYPNAEYAITPDIPSVLQKNEKYEEHCEAK; encoded by the exons atggacaaggacaggaATGAGATCAGCAGAAGATtattagacttcaccttggagatcatctacctgctgaccggagag gattacacaaTAGTGAAGAAGACATCGAAAGACCTTGTGTTTTCCAACATCCATGAATCAGGAGAATGTAGCTGGAGCAAGAGCCCCGTCACAGAGCCTTCTCTTCATgcactgatacaggaggagatcgatggacagaagatcctagaactcacctacaagatgctggagctgctgactggagag gttcctataaggtgtcaggatgtcgctgtctatttctccatggaggagtgggagtatttagaaggacacaaggatctgtacaaggaggtgatgatggaggaccaccagcccctcacatcagcag gtagatccagtaagaggacaacaccggagagatgtcccagtcctcttcttccacaggatgatcaggtagatggagatattccctatgatgtgtacacgggctgtgaagtccttgtg TCTCAGGAGGACACTGCTGGCCTGAGCTTTACACCACACAAGCTCAGCCTGGCCACCAACTTGCCACTTAAACCA AATATTCTCAGTGACTTCTTCAACTCTCGTCAGAATTTAACAAAGTTTATTTCACAGCTTTCCGATGATTATAAAGATGACATCGCTATAATAGAAGTGCCTTATGTGAgtagtgatgaggagt ATGAGTGGAACAGGAGCTCAGAAGGACATCTGATATGTAAAGAGTTTAAAGAAGAGGATTGTGGAATCGCACAATATCCAAATGCAGAATatgccattaccccagatataccctcagtccTCCAGAAGAATGAGAAATATGAAGAAC ACTGTGAAGCAAAATAA